Proteins from one Candidatus Zixiibacteriota bacterium genomic window:
- a CDS encoding LLM class F420-dependent oxidoreductase, whose product MEFGLHLPASSPGFSPAGLVAFARRAEALGFDYVTVADHVVVPRRISVPYPYTLDGKYPGSGHHLEALATIGFLAGATERLRFVTSVMIAPYRSPVVTAKMLATLDVLSGGRIVAGIGAGWMKEEFEALGAPPYGERGRVTDEYIRAFRELWTAENPRFEGKYCSFSDIVFVPRPVQKPGIPIWIGGHSDKAIRRAAELGDGWHPIGGVPAVPLEPRDLERSVAALRTAARAAGRDPEQIRVAFKGSLFDREIESVPGRRRRFTGSAPEIASDVREYRAAGADVLILDVRRPGVAETLERMEWLRNEVLARL is encoded by the coding sequence ATGGAGTTTGGACTGCACCTGCCGGCTTCCAGCCCCGGGTTCAGCCCGGCCGGCCTCGTTGCGTTCGCGCGTCGCGCCGAAGCGCTGGGCTTCGACTACGTGACGGTCGCGGACCACGTCGTCGTGCCCAGACGTATCTCGGTTCCGTATCCTTACACTCTGGACGGGAAATACCCCGGCTCAGGGCATCATCTCGAAGCGCTCGCGACGATCGGCTTTCTGGCCGGGGCGACCGAACGGCTGCGATTCGTCACCAGCGTGATGATCGCCCCGTATCGCAGCCCGGTGGTGACGGCCAAGATGCTGGCGACCCTCGACGTGCTGTCCGGAGGGCGGATCGTCGCCGGAATCGGCGCGGGTTGGATGAAGGAGGAGTTCGAGGCTCTCGGCGCGCCGCCCTACGGGGAGCGCGGGCGGGTGACCGACGAGTACATCCGGGCGTTCCGCGAGCTGTGGACGGCGGAAAATCCGCGCTTCGAGGGAAAGTACTGCAGCTTCTCCGACATCGTCTTCGTGCCCAGGCCCGTCCAGAAGCCCGGGATTCCGATCTGGATCGGCGGCCACAGCGACAAGGCCATTCGCCGCGCCGCCGAGCTGGGAGACGGCTGGCATCCGATCGGGGGAGTGCCCGCGGTGCCGCTCGAACCCCGCGATCTGGAGCGCAGCGTGGCCGCGCTGCGAACCGCGGCGCGGGCGGCAGGCCGGGATCCCGAACAGATCCGGGTAGCGTTCAAGGGCTCGCTGTTCGATCGCGAGATCGAAAGCGTGCCGGGCCGGCGCCGGCGGTTCACGGGAAGCGCCCCGGAGATCGCTTCGGACGTCCGCGAGTACCGCGCGGCGGGAGCGGACGTCCTGATCCTCGACGTTCGACGCCCCGGCGTCGCGGAAAC